One part of the Arabidopsis thaliana chromosome 4, partial sequence genome encodes these proteins:
- a CDS encoding Nucleic acid-binding, OB-fold-like protein (Nucleic acid-binding, OB-fold-like protein; CONTAINS InterPro DOMAIN/s: Nucleic acid-binding, OB-fold-like (InterPro:IPR016027), Nucleic acid-binding, OB-fold (InterPro:IPR012340), Ribosomal protein S17, archaeal (InterPro:IPR019978), Ribosomal protein S17, conserved site (InterPro:IPR019979), Ribosomal protein S17 (InterPro:IPR000266); BEST Arabidopsis thaliana protein match is: ribosomal protein S11-beta (TAIR:AT5G23740.1); Has 1377 Blast hits to 1375 proteins in 498 species: Archae - 239; Bacteria - 304; Metazoa - 305; Fungi - 147; Plants - 148; Viruses - 0; Other Eukaryotes - 234 (source: NCBI BLink).) translates to MAEQTEKAFLKQPKVFLSSKKSGKGKRPGKGGNRFWKNIGLGFKTPREAIEGTYIDQKCPFTGTVSIRGRILSGTCHSAKMQRTIIVRRDYLHFVKKYRRYEKRHSNIPAHVSPCFRVKEGDRVTIGQCRPLSKTVRFNVLKVIPAGSSSIGKKAFTGM, encoded by the exons ATGGCAGAGCAG ACGGAGAAGGCGTTTCTTAAGCAACCAAAAGTTTTCTTAAG CTCGAAGAAATCTGGTAAGGGAAAGAGGCCTGGTAAAGGAGGTAATCGTTTCTGGAAGAACATTGGCCTTGGTTTCAAAACTCCAAGAGAGGCTATTGAAG GAACATACATTGACCAGAAATGTCCCTTTACTGGTACGGTTTCAATCAGGGGTCGCATCTTGTCTGGAACTTGTCACAGTGCAAAGATGCAGAGGACGATCATTGTTCGTAGGGACTATCTTCATTTTGTGAAGAAGTATCGAAG ATATGAGAAAAGACACTCAAACATTCCTGCTCATGTTTCCCCGTGCTTCCGTGTCAAAGAAGGAGATCGTGTTACCATTGGGCAATGCAG GCCATTGTCAAAGACGGTGAGGTTCAATGTCCTGAAGGTCATTCCGGCTGGAAGCTCTTCTATCGGGAAAAAAGCATTCACTGGAATGTAA
- the scpl29 gene encoding serine carboxypeptidase-like 29 (serine carboxypeptidase-like 29 (scpl29); FUNCTIONS IN: serine-type carboxypeptidase activity; INVOLVED IN: proteolysis; LOCATED IN: vacuole; EXPRESSED IN: 22 plant structures; EXPRESSED DURING: 13 growth stages; CONTAINS InterPro DOMAIN/s: Peptidase S10, serine carboxypeptidase (InterPro:IPR001563), Peptidase S10, serine carboxypeptidase, active site (InterPro:IPR018202); BEST Arabidopsis thaliana protein match is: serine carboxypeptidase-like 26 (TAIR:AT2G35780.1); Has 30201 Blast hits to 17322 proteins in 780 species: Archae - 12; Bacteria - 1396; Metazoa - 17338; Fungi - 3422; Plants - 5037; Viruses - 0; Other Eukaryotes - 2996 (source: NCBI BLink).), translating to MAKTRGSCCLVNALIAIAFLATAHLCEAGLSQKEQDKVSKLPGQNFNVSFAHYSGFVATNEQLGRALFYWLFEAVEDAKSKPLVLWLNGGPGCSSVAYGEAEEIGPFHIKADGKTLYLNQYSWNQAANILFLDAPVGVGYSYSNTSSDLKSNGDKRTAEDSLKFLLKWVERFPEYKGRDFYIVGESYAGHYIPQLSEAIVKHNQGSDKNSINLKGYMVGNGLMDDFHDRLGLFQYIWSLGFISDQTYSLLQLQCGFESFIHSSKQCNKILEIADKEIGNIDQYSVFTPACVANASQSNMLLKKRPMTSRVSEQYDPCTEKHTTVYFNLPEVQKALHVPPGLAPSKWDTCSDVVSEHWNDSPSSVLNIYHELIAAGLRIWVFSGDADAVVPVTSTRYSIDALNLRPLSAYGPWYLDGQVGGWSQQYAGLNFVTVRGAGHEVPLHRPKQALALFKAFISGTPLSTHENSISRDMSELVSDS from the exons ATGGCCAAAACCAGAGGGTCTTGTTGTCTCGTCAACGCTCTAATCGCTATAGCTTTTTTGGCGACAGCCCATTTGTGTGAAGCTGGCTTGTCTCAGAAAGAACAGGACAAGGTCTCGAAATTGCCTGGTCAGAATTTTAATGTTAGTTTTGCTCACTACTCTGGGTTTGTTGCTACTAATGAGCAATTGGGAAGAGCTCTCTTTTACTGGTTATTTGAAGCCGTTGAAGATGCTAAGTCTAAGCCTCTTGTTCTCTGGCTCAATGGAG GACCAGGATGTTCATCTGTTGCATATGGTGAAGCAGAAGAGATAGGACCATTTCACATTAAGGCAGATGGGAAGACTCTTTACCTTAATCAATATTCTTGGAACCAAG ctGCAAATATTTTGTTCCTTGATGCACCTGTTGGAGTTGGTTATTCATACTCAAACACCTCGTCTGATTTGAAGAGCAATGGTGATAAAAGAACTG CCGAAGATTCACTGAAATTTCTGCTGAAATGGGTTGAGCGGTTTCCGGAATACAAAGGAAGGGACTTTTATATAGTAGGGGAGAGCTATGCAG GACATTACATTCCTCAGCTGAGTGAAGCCATTGTAAAACATAACCAAGGTTCTGACAAAAACAGTATAAATCTGAAGGGTTACATG GTAGGAAATGGGCTGATGGACGATTTCCATGACAGGCTTGGTCTTTTCCAATATATTTGGTCGTTGGGTTTTATATCTGACCAAACATACAGCTTACTGCAACTTCAATGCGGTTTCGAATCGTTTATTCACTCCTCCAAACAGTGTAACAAGATTCTGGAGATAGCGGACAAAGAAATAGGTAACATAGACCAATACAGTGTCTTCACCCCAGCTTGTGTTGCCAATGCTTCCCAGTCAAATATGTTGCTAAAGAAAAGACCT ATGACTAGCCGCGTGAGCGAACAGTATGATCCTTGTACGGAGAAACACACTACAGTTTATTTCAATCTTCCAGAGGTTCAAAAAGCCCTCCATGTCCCACCAGGACTTGCACCATCAAAATGGGATACTTGCAG TGATGTCGTGAGTGAACACTGGAATGACTCTCCTTCCTCGGTTCTAAACATTTACCACGAGCTTATAGCTGCTGGGCTTCGTATCTGGGTTTTCAG TGGGGACGCAGATGCCGTTGTACCAGTCACATCAACCCGGTACAGTATCGATGCACTAAACCTTCGTCCTTTGAGTGCCTATGGTCCTTGGTACTTAGATGGACAg GTGGGAGGGTGGAGTCAGCAGTATGCTGGTCTGAACTTTGTGACAGTGAGAGGTGCAGGCCATGAAGTTCCTTTGCACAGACCGAAGCAAGCTCTTGCGCTCTTCAAGGCTTTTATATCTGGAACTCCATTGTCCACACATGAGAACAGCATCAGCCGCGACATGTCTGAACTCGTTAGTGACTCATAA
- a CDS encoding cyclin-dependent kinase-activating kinase assembly factor-related / CDK-activating kinase assembly factor-like protein: MVMVSNSTHQNKEIHVRRRISEIYNRREEEFPSLKDYNDYLEEVECMVFDLIDGINVEAIEQKIKRYSKENAEQIMINRARKAEELTAALAACKAKPPQTDADTSSNHGVTAGTTYGQASRPTGMGPQPVPIVGGAERQHYAMEDEATRRMKAERAGGFSLEISKRRALEEAFASIWV, from the exons ATGGTGATGGTGTCTAATTCTACCCATCAAAATAAGGAAATACATGTCAGAAGGAGAATCTCTGAGAT ATACAATAGACGGGAAGAGGAGTTTCCATCACTTAAAGACTACAATGACTACTTGGAAGAAGTGGAGTGCATGG TATTCGACTTGATAGATGGAATCAATGTCGAGGCGATTGAGCAGAAGATTAAGAGATATTCTAAGGAGAATGCTGAACAGATAATGATTAATAGAGCTCGTAAG GCAGAAGAATTGACTGCAGCCTTGGCAGCTTGCAAGGCCAAACCCCCACAGACAGATGCTGACACG TCGTCGAACCATGGGGTCACGGCTGGAACTACATATGGTCAGGCTTCACGACCAACGGGAATGGGCCCACAACCTGTACCTATAGTAGGTGGAGCAGAGCGTCAACATTACGCTATGGAAGACGAAGCGACGAGGAGGATGAAAGCAGAGAGAGCTGGAGGATTTTCTTTAGAGATAAGCAAGAGGAGGGCTTTGGAAGAAGCATTTGCAAGCATTTGGGTTTGA
- a CDS encoding cyclin-dependent kinase-activating kinase assembly factor-related / CDK-activating kinase assembly factor-like protein, protein MSEGESLRYTIDGKRSFHHLKTTMTTWKKWSAWVSFTCAPYFLYSCKTRPMYILPSIPPVFDLIDGINVEAIEQKIKRYSKENAEQIMINRARKAEELTAALAACKAKPPQTDADTSSNHGVTAGTTYGQASRPTGMGPQPVPIVGGAERQHYAMEDEATRRMKAERAGGFSLEISKRRALEEAFASIWV, encoded by the exons ATGTCAGAAGGAGAATCTCTGAGAT ATACAATAGACGGGAAGAGGAGTTTCCATCACTTAAAGACTACAATGACTACTTGGAAGAAGTGGAGTGCATGGGTTAGTTTCACTTGTGCTCCTTATTTTCTCTATTCATGCAAGACAAGACCAATGTATATATTACCTTCTATTCCACCAGTATTCGACTTGATAGATGGAATCAATGTCGAGGCGATTGAGCAGAAGATTAAGAGATATTCTAAGGAGAATGCTGAACAGATAATGATTAATAGAGCTCGTAAG GCAGAAGAATTGACTGCAGCCTTGGCAGCTTGCAAGGCCAAACCCCCACAGACAGATGCTGACACG TCGTCGAACCATGGGGTCACGGCTGGAACTACATATGGTCAGGCTTCACGACCAACGGGAATGGGCCCACAACCTGTACCTATAGTAGGTGGAGCAGAGCGTCAACATTACGCTATGGAAGACGAAGCGACGAGGAGGATGAAAGCAGAGAGAGCTGGAGGATTTTCTTTAGAGATAAGCAAGAGGAGGGCTTTGGAAGAAGCATTTGCAAGCATTTGGGTTTGA
- a CDS encoding cyclin-dependent kinase-activating kinase assembly factor-related / CDK-activating kinase assembly factor-like protein: MRYRFILRYNRREEEFPSLKDYNDYLEEVECMVFDLIDGINVEAIEQKIKRYSKENAEQIMINRARKAEELTAALAACKAKPPQTDADTSSNHGVTAGTTYGQASRPTGMGPQPVPIVGGAERQHYAMEDEATRRMKAERAGGFSLEISKRRALEEAFASIWV, from the exons ATGAGATATAGATTTATATTAAG ATACAATAGACGGGAAGAGGAGTTTCCATCACTTAAAGACTACAATGACTACTTGGAAGAAGTGGAGTGCATGG TATTCGACTTGATAGATGGAATCAATGTCGAGGCGATTGAGCAGAAGATTAAGAGATATTCTAAGGAGAATGCTGAACAGATAATGATTAATAGAGCTCGTAAG GCAGAAGAATTGACTGCAGCCTTGGCAGCTTGCAAGGCCAAACCCCCACAGACAGATGCTGACACG TCGTCGAACCATGGGGTCACGGCTGGAACTACATATGGTCAGGCTTCACGACCAACGGGAATGGGCCCACAACCTGTACCTATAGTAGGTGGAGCAGAGCGTCAACATTACGCTATGGAAGACGAAGCGACGAGGAGGATGAAAGCAGAGAGAGCTGGAGGATTTTCTTTAGAGATAAGCAAGAGGAGGGCTTTGGAAGAAGCATTTGCAAGCATTTGGGTTTGA
- a CDS encoding cyclin-dependent kinase-activating kinase assembly factor-related / CDK-activating kinase assembly factor-like protein, translating into MTTWKKWSAWVSFTCAPYFLYSCKTRPMYILPSIPPVFDLIDGINVEAIEQKIKRYSKENAEQIMINRARKAEELTAALAACKAKPPQTDADTSSNHGVTAGTTYGQASRPTGMGPQPVPIVGGAERQHYAMEDEATRRMKAERAGGFSLEISKRRALEEAFASIWV; encoded by the exons ATGACTACTTGGAAGAAGTGGAGTGCATGGGTTAGTTTCACTTGTGCTCCTTATTTTCTCTATTCATGCAAGACAAGACCAATGTATATATTACCTTCTATTCCACCAGTATTCGACTTGATAGATGGAATCAATGTCGAGGCGATTGAGCAGAAGATTAAGAGATATTCTAAGGAGAATGCTGAACAGATAATGATTAATAGAGCTCGTAAG GCAGAAGAATTGACTGCAGCCTTGGCAGCTTGCAAGGCCAAACCCCCACAGACAGATGCTGACACG TCGTCGAACCATGGGGTCACGGCTGGAACTACATATGGTCAGGCTTCACGACCAACGGGAATGGGCCCACAACCTGTACCTATAGTAGGTGGAGCAGAGCGTCAACATTACGCTATGGAAGACGAAGCGACGAGGAGGATGAAAGCAGAGAGAGCTGGAGGATTTTCTTTAGAGATAAGCAAGAGGAGGGCTTTGGAAGAAGCATTTGCAAGCATTTGGGTTTGA
- a CDS encoding cyclin-dependent kinase-activating kinase assembly factor-related / CDK-activating kinase assembly factor-like protein — MVFDLIDGINVEAIEQKIKRYSKENAEQIMINRARKAEELTAALAACKAKPPQTDADTSSNHGVTAGTTYGQASRPTGMGPQPVPIVGGAERQHYAMEDEATRRMKAERAGGFSLEISKRRALEEAFASIWV, encoded by the exons ATGG TATTCGACTTGATAGATGGAATCAATGTCGAGGCGATTGAGCAGAAGATTAAGAGATATTCTAAGGAGAATGCTGAACAGATAATGATTAATAGAGCTCGTAAG GCAGAAGAATTGACTGCAGCCTTGGCAGCTTGCAAGGCCAAACCCCCACAGACAGATGCTGACACG TCGTCGAACCATGGGGTCACGGCTGGAACTACATATGGTCAGGCTTCACGACCAACGGGAATGGGCCCACAACCTGTACCTATAGTAGGTGGAGCAGAGCGTCAACATTACGCTATGGAAGACGAAGCGACGAGGAGGATGAAAGCAGAGAGAGCTGGAGGATTTTCTTTAGAGATAAGCAAGAGGAGGGCTTTGGAAGAAGCATTTGCAAGCATTTGGGTTTGA
- a CDS encoding Tetratricopeptide repeat (TPR)-like superfamily protein (Tetratricopeptide repeat (TPR)-like superfamily protein; FUNCTIONS IN: molecular_function unknown; INVOLVED IN: cell cycle; LOCATED IN: nucleus; EXPRESSED IN: 21 plant structures; EXPRESSED DURING: 13 growth stages; CONTAINS InterPro DOMAIN/s: Pentatricopeptide repeat (InterPro:IPR002885), Cdk-activating kinase assembly factor (MAT1) (InterPro:IPR004575); BEST Arabidopsis thaliana protein match is: Tetratricopeptide repeat (TPR)-like superfamily protein (TAIR:AT3G06920.1); Has 30201 Blast hits to 17322 proteins in 780 species: Archae - 12; Bacteria - 1396; Metazoa - 17338; Fungi - 3422; Plants - 5037; Viruses - 0; Other Eukaryotes - 2996 (source: NCBI BLink).), with amino-acid sequence MGSLRFSIPLDPFDSKRKRFHFSANPSQFPDQFPIHFVTSSIHATRASSIGSSTRVLDKIRVSSLGTEANENAINSASAAPVERSRSSKLSGDQRGTKKYVARKFSFRRGSNDLELENLFVNNGEIDVNYSAIKPGQSLEHCNGILKRLESCSDTNAIKFFDWMRCNGKLVGNFVAYSLILRVLGRREEWDRAEDLIKELCGFHEFQKSYQVFNTVIYACTKKGNVKLASKWFHMMLEFGVRPNVATIGMLMGLYQKNWNVEEAEFAFSHMRKFGIVCESAYSSMITIYTRLRLYDKAEEVIDLMKQDRVRLKLENWLVMLNAYSQQGKMELAESILVSMEAAGFSPNIIAYNTLITGYGKIFKMEAAQGLFHRLCNIGLEPDETSYRSMIEGWGRADNYEEAKHYYQELKRCGYKPNSFNLFTLINLQAKYGDRDGAIKTIEDMTGIGCQYSSILGIILQAYEKVGKIDVVPCVLKGSFHNHIRLNQTSFSSLVMAYVKHGMVDDCLGLLREKKWRDSAFESHLYHLLICSCKESGQLTDAVKIYNHKMESDEEINLHITSTMIDIYTVMGEFSEAEKLYLNLKSSGVVLDRIGFSIVVRMYVKAGSLEEACSVLEIMDEQKDIVPDVYLFRDMLRIYQKCDLQDKLQHLYYRIRKSGIHWNQEMYNCVINCCARALPLDELSGTFEEMIRYGFTPNTVTFNVLLDVYGKAKLFKKVNELFLLAKRHGVVDVISYNTIIAAYGKNKDYTNMSSAIKNMQFDGFSVSLEAYNTLLDAYGKDKQMEKFRSILKRMKKSTSGPDHYTYNIMINIYGEQGWIDEVADVLKELKESGLGPDLCSYNTLIKAYGIGGMVEEAVGLVKEMRGRNIIPDKVTYTNLVTALRRNDEFLEAIKWSLWMKQMGI; translated from the coding sequence ATGGGTTCGTTAAGGTTTTCCATTCCATTGGACCCATTtgactcaaaaagaaaaaggtttcatttttctgCAAACCCTTCTCAGTTTCCTGACCAATTTCCAATTCACTTTGTTACCAGTAGTATTCACGCCACTAGAGCTTCCTCAATCGGTTCTTCGACTAGGGTGCTTGACAAAATTCGAGTCTCTAGTCTCGGTACTGAAGCAAACGAGAATGCTATTAATTCTGCAAGTGCAGCTCCTGTGGAGAGAAGCCGGAGTTCTAAATTGAGTGGTGATCAGAGAGGGACAAAGAAATATGTAGCTCGGAAGTTCAGTTTCCGAAGAGGAAGCAATGATCTTGAGCTTGAGAATTTGTTTGTGAACAATGGGGAAATAGATGTTAACTATTCCGCTATTAAGCCCGGTCAGAGTTTGGAGCATTGCAATGGAATATTGAAACGGCTTGAGAGTTGCAGTGACACGAATGCCATCAAATTCTTTGATTGGATGAGATGTAATGGTAAATTGGTAGGTAACTTTGTTGCTTATAGTTTGATTCTCAGAGTTTTaggaaggagagaagaatGGGACCGAGCCGAGGATCTGATCAAGGAGCTGTGTGGATTTCATGAGTTTCAGAAGAGTTATCAGGTCTTCAACACGGTTATATATGCATGTACTAAAAAGGGAAATGTGAAATTAGCTTCAAAGTGGTTTCACATGATGTTGGAGTTTGGTGTTAGACCAAATGTGGCTACAATAGGTATGCTCATGGGTCTTTACCAGAAGAACTGGAATGTTGAAGAAGCGGAATTTGCATTTTCTCATATGAGAAAATTCGGGATTGTGTGTGAATCTGCTTACTCCTCGATGATAACGATTTACACGCGTTTGAGATTATATGATAAAGCAGAGGAAGTTATAGACTTGATGAAACAAGATAGAGTGAGGCTGAAGTTAGAGAATTGGTTAGTGATGCTTAATGCTTATAGTCAACAAGGAAAAATGGAGCTAGCTGAATCTATATTGGTTTCTATGGAAGCTGCGGGGTTTTCTCCGAATATCATTGCATACAATACTCTGATAACTGGTTATGGTAAGATTTTTAAGATGGAGGCTGCACAGGGTTTGTTCCACCGCCTCTGTAATATTGGGCTGGAACCAGATGAGACAAGTTACAGGTCAATGATTGAAGGTTGGGGCCGCGCTGACAATTACGAGGAGGCAAAACATTACTATCAAGAGCTGAAGCGGTGTGGTTATAAACCCAATTCATTCAATCTTTTTACTTTAATCAATTTACAGGCTAAATATGGAGACAGAGATGGTGCTATTAAGACAATCGAAGATATGACTGGTATCGGGTGCCAATATTCCTCGATTCTTGGCATCATTCTGCAGGCTTATGAGAAGGTGGGGAAGATTGATGTGGTGCCTTGCGTTCTCAAAGGTTCTTTTCATAATCATATCCGTTTAAACCAGACTTCTTTCTCGAGTCTAGTGATGGCATATGTCAAACATGGTATGGTTGATGATTGCTTGGGGTTGTTGCGAGAAAAAAAGTGGAGAGACTCAGCATTTGAGTCCCACTTGTATCATCTGTTGATTTGCTCTTGCAAAGAATCTGGTCAACTTACTGATGCTGTGAAAATATACAACCATAAAATGGAATCTGATGAAGAGATAAATCTGCACATTACGTCTACAATGATTGACATTTATACTGTGATGGGTGAGTTTAGTGAAGCGGAGAAgctttatttaaatttgaaatcttCTGGAGTTGTGTTGGACAGGATTGGATTCAGTATTGTGGTGCGGATGTATGTGAAAGCCGGATCCTTGGAAGAAGCCTGTTCTGTCCTAGAAATCATGGATGAGCAGAAAGACATTGTTCCGGATGTGTACTTGTTCCGCGATATGCTTCGGATATATCAGAAGTGTGACCTTCAGGATAAACTCCAGCATCTGTACTACAGGATTCGAAAGAGTGGGATCCATTGGAATCAGGAGATGTACAATTGTGTTATAAACTGCTGCGCACGTGCTCTTCCGCTTGATGAACTCTCAGGAACCTTTGAGGAAATGATTCGATATGGATTCACTCCTAATACTGTCACATTCAATGTCCTCCTTGATGTATATGGTAAAGCCAAGCTCTTCAAAAAGGTTAACGAGCTTTTCTTGTTGGCGAAAAGACACGGAGTTGTGGATGTTATATCCTACAACACCATTATAGCTGCCTATGGAAAGAACAAGGACTATACAAACATGTCATCAGCGATTAAGAATATGCAATTTGACGGGTTTTCTGTGTCACTTGAAGCTTATAATACTTTGTTGGATGCATATGGGAAAGATAAACAGATGGAGAAATTCAGAAGCATCTtgaaaagaatgaagaagTCGACTAGTGGACCGGATCATTATACATACAACATCATGATCAATATATATGGAGAGCAAGGATGGATCGATGAAGTCGCTGATGTTCTGAAAGAATTGAAAGAATCGGGACTTGGTCCTGACTTGTGTAGCTATAACACGCTGATAAAGGCGTATGGTATAGGTGGAATGGTTGAAGAAGCTGTTGGGTTGGTGAAGGAGATGAGGGGAAGGAACATAATACCTGATAAAGTAACTTACACCAATTTGGTCACAGCTTTGCGCAGGAATGATGAATTTCTTGAGGCTATTAAATGGTCTTTGTGGATGAAACAGATGGGTATATAG
- a CDS encoding myosin-like protein (Protein of unknown function, DUF593) (Protein of unknown function, DUF593; CONTAINS InterPro DOMAIN/s: Protein of unknown function DUF593 (InterPro:IPR007656); BEST Arabidopsis thaliana protein match is: Protein of unknown function, DUF593 (TAIR:AT2G24140.1); Has 30201 Blast hits to 17322 proteins in 780 species: Archae - 12; Bacteria - 1396; Metazoa - 17338; Fungi - 3422; Plants - 5037; Viruses - 0; Other Eukaryotes - 2996 (source: NCBI BLink).), translated as MVERSRSFRIPGAETNDLRIALYERKEVIERLQEELNAEREASETSANEAMSMILRLQGEKAELAMEADQYKRMVEEQMSHAEMSFALLEDVIYQKEIEVTALAYQVEVYRSQLLSLGFNDLKSLDVKLQEDDDQDENMLKMNDFSLSDRSQTPSPELVTDLSIPEEKEVIEQSLESQKSSLDVYWEQIKKLNEQVKELTGFRDSMRDQHRTSVSESRGEEDFASSSNFQEVTQERKKEAKGLSKTTDDTMMIKVSKQTKMEKKPSKQTRDRSGKRNRAEYQAELQRLRQRVERLERGKSNTEPETSGVIKQEEISLLKEVKEELSSVQSSDVKKSLNTMENLQPWVDPTIISVQEAMLYFWL; from the exons ATGGTTGAACGAAGCCGGAGCTTTAGAATACCTGGAGCTGAGACAAATGATCTAAGAATCGCTCTTTATGAGCGCAAAGAAGTAATTGAGAGGCTTCAAGAAGAGTTAAATGCAGAGAGAGAAGCATCTGAAACGTCAGCGAACGAGGCCATGTCTATGATTCTTAGGCTGCAAGGAGAGAAAGCTGAGCTAGCAATGGAAGCTGATCAGTACAAGAGAATGGTCGAAGAGCAAATGTCTCATGCTGAAATGTCCTTTGCGCTTTTGGAGGATGTGATTTACCAGAAAGAGATTGAAGTCACTGCTCTTGCTTATCAAGTGGAAGTTTATAGAAGCCAGCTTTTGAGCTTGGGGTTTAATGATTTGAAAAGCTTAGATGTTAAGCTTCAAGAGGATGATGATCAAGATGAGAATATGTTGAAGATGAATGATTTTTCATTGAGTGATAGATCTCAAACACCTTCTCCAGAATTGGTTACAGATCTTTCGATTCCCGAGGAAAAGGAAGTTATCGAGCAGAGCTTGGAGTCACAGAAGAGTTCCCTAGATGTGTATTGGGAGCAGATCAAGAAACTAAATGAGCAAGTGAAAGAGCTAACAGGCTTTAGAGATTCGATGCGAGATCAGCACAGGACTTCAGTGTCTGAATCTAGGGGTGAAGAAGATTTTGCAAGCTCATCAAACTTTCAAGAAGTtacacaagaaagaaaaaaggaagcaaAGGGTTTGAGTAAGACGACTGATGACACAATGATGATAAAGGTGTCAAAGCAGacaaagatggagaagaaaccATCTAAACAGACAAGAGATAGAAGCGGTAAGAGAAACCGTGCAGAGTATCAAGCTGAATTGCAGCGGTTGAGACAGAGAGTTGAGAGGCTTGAGCGAGGAAAGAGTAACACAGAGCCTGAAACTAGTGGAGTGATTAAGCAAGAAGAGATTAGTCTACTGAAGGAAGTGAAGGAAGAGCTAAGTTCTGTGCAATCATCTGACGTAAAGAAGAGCTTGAATACAATGGAGAATTTACAACCTTGGGTCGACCCAACCATTATTTCTGTTCAAGAG GCAATGCTTTACTTCTGGCtatga